One Amphiprion ocellaris isolate individual 3 ecotype Okinawa chromosome 5, ASM2253959v1, whole genome shotgun sequence genomic region harbors:
- the snai1a gene encoding snail family zinc finger 1a, with the protein MPRSFLVKKYFAKQKPNYSELECQNDTSLERYPLAELSSADNTSTCFTTGLVWDLSVLPALYLPTSQTEPSATPGPLDLSSPSSLSSNASSSGEEDEGRTSDPPSPEPVHTYAPRQRMKCTGVMAHVSPPEEEEERETPVTAARPAFLCKHCPKEYTSLGALKMHIRSHTLPCVCTTCGKAFSRPWLLRGHIRTHTGERPFSCPHCNRAFADRSNLRAHLQTHAEVKKYQCGVCSRTFSRMSLLQKHSSSGCCSTSV; encoded by the exons ATGCCTCGATCTTTCCTAGTCAAAAAGTACTTCGCTAAACAAAAGCCAAACTACAGTGAACTGGAATGTCAGAATG ACACTTCCCTGGAGAGGTATCCTCTGGCTGAGCTCTCATCAGCAGACAACACTTCCACCTGCTTCACCACAGGTCTGGTTTGGGACCTGAGCGTCCTTCCTGCCCTCTACCTGCCCACCTCCCAAACAGAGCCCTCGGCCACCCCGGGACCCCTGGACCTCAGCTCCCCCTCCAGCCTCAGCAGCAACGCCAGCAGCAGCGGAGAGGAGGACGAAGGTCGCACCTCAGACCCCCCGAGCCCTGAACCCGTGCACACATACGCCCCTCGTCAGCGGATGAAATGCACCGGCGTCATGGCTCACGTCAGCCCCccggaagaagaagaggaaagagagaCCCCCGTCACAGCGGCCCGGCCAGCTTTCCTCTGCAAACACTGCCCCAAAGAGTACACCAGCCTGGGGGCTCTGAAGATGCACATCCGCTCACACACTCTGCCCTGTGTTTGCACCACCTGTGGAAAGGCTTTCTCCAGGCCGTGGCTGCTGCGTGGCCACATccgcacacacacag GTGAGCGTCCGTTCTCCTGCCCCCACTGCAACCGGGCCTTCGCCGATCGCTCCAACCTGCGGGCTCATCTGCAGACACATGCAGAAGTGAAGAAGTACCAGTGTGGCGTTTGCTCTCGCACCTTCAGCCGCATGTcactgctgcagaaacacagctcCTCgggctgctgctccacctcagTGTGA